From the Exiguobacterium marinum DSM 16307 genome, the window GAGATGCTCTTAGCTTGCTCGATCAAGCGCTCGCATTTAGTGATGGTCGGTTGACGGAAGAAGCGGTGTTGGAAGTGACGGGTGCTGTGACGGACGAAATGCTACTTGAAATGGCATATGGTCTACAGCGGAAAGAATTGAATTCGATTTTGAGTACCCTTGAAATGATGTTGCGTGAAGGGAAAGACTTAAAACGCTTTATCGAAGACTTGGTGTTCGTTCATCGGGATGCATTACTTTTGAAAGCATCTCCGCAAGCTTCTGATTTATTAGAACGGGCGCGTCCGACGGATGAGTTTCGTCAATTTGTCGAAGCGACGTCAACGGACGAATTGTTCCAAGTGATTGAAGAGCTCAATGATTGCCAACAACAGATGAGGTTATCGAACCATCCAAAAGTATTGGTGGAATTAACGTTCATTCGTATCGCGGAACAAGGTCGGACAATCAGTGAACAAATGACACAATTACAAGATCAAGTGCGTGAGTTAAGTCGCGAGTTGAATGAAGTGAAGAAAAATGGTGTAACTACCATAGCAAGCGAAGAAGTGAAGAAACCGACCCCGAAACGAACTCAAATCCGAGTGCCGAAAGAACGGATTCGCCAACTCTTGCAACGGGCCGAACGTCAACACTTGAATGCGATTCGCGACAGCTGGGGAGACATCATGACTAATATTCGGATACAGGATGGTCCGATTTTCGCACTCTTCTATGAAAGTGAGGCTGTCCTTTGTGCAAGTGACACCTTACTGGTACAATTTAAAGATGGAATGACATGGCATTATGAACAAGTGAGTTCAAATGGTCGTACACGTGATGTGATTGAACAGGCACTATTCGAAGTTACGGGGATTCGTCGTGAAATCATGGCGGTGCTTGAAACGGATTGGAATGAATTGAAGAATGAGTTCATCCTTCAAAAACAAGCAGAACGAACAGAACAAGTCGAAGAACCGGAAACTGAGGATCCGTTAGTTGCACAAGCGATGGAACGATTTGGCGATGTCGTTGAAATTGAAGAGACATAAGGGAGGCGCTCTGAATGCGTGGAATGGGAAATATGAATAACATGATGAAACAAATGCAAAAAATGCAAAAAGATATGGCGAAAGCTCAAGAAGAATTGAAAGATATGTCCGTTGAGGGAACTGCAGGAGGCGGCATGGTGAAAGTTGTCGTAAGCGGTCATAAAGAAGTCTTAGATGTCATCATTGCAGAAGACGTCGTCGATCCGGACGACGTTGATATGCTACAAGACCTTGTCTTAGCAGCGATTAATGATGCGATGAAGCAAGCGGATCAACTTGTGAATGACAAGATGGGACGTTTCACACAAGGGATGAATCTCCCAGGCTTTTAAGTGAAGAAAGGATCGATGCGAGTTGCAATACCCTGAAGCCATTGGGCGATTGATTGAGAGTTTTACGAAGTTACCTGGGATTGGTCCGAAAACCGCGGTGCGTTTAGCGTTTCATATTTTAGATATGGAAGAAGACGATGTGTTAACATTTGCAAAGGCTCTCGTCAGTGCGAAACGGGATATTAAATATTGCACCGTATGTGGTCATATTACAGATGTGGATCCATGCGCAATTTGTAAAGACTCACATCGGGATGAGACAGTAGTTTGTGTGGTCCAAGACTCAAGAGACGTAATTGCGATGGAGAAGATGAGAGAGTACAGAGGGAAGTATCATGTTCTCCATGGAGCTATTAGTCCAATGGAAGGAATTGGTCCAGAGGATATTAACGTTTCAAGCTTGCTGACACGCTTGCAAGAGAATGAAGCGATTCAAGAAGTGATTTTAGCAACCAATCCAAACATTGAAGGGGAAGCGACCTCGATGTATTTATCGCGACTACTTAAACCGACGGGAATTCGCGTGACGCGTCTTGCACATGGATTGCCGGTTGGTGGAGATTTAGAGTATGCGGATGAAGTAACGTTGTCTCGGGCGATGGAAGGTAGAAGAGAACTATGAATTGGTTTCGTAAGTCGTTAAGAGATGACTACGATCAGCGACTACTGACTGAGTTACTAGAAGCAAAGGCTAAGTTTGAATCGAAACGTCGAATGCTTGAAGTCAGCATTGAAGACACGGGAGAGTTAGCTGCCCAGGTAAAACAAGCTGAAACTCTTTACTTCTTTTATTTGAAAGAAGCGAAAAAGCGAAACGTGTCTTTATCATCCCTCCGTTCATAAGGCGAAGCCAGTGGCTCGCCTTTTTGTATCTTTACAGTGAGAGAATGCTCACATTTCCAAGCGGAGAGCAAACGGGAAGTGGCTCGCGCTTCGGACGAAAGAGGATGAATTCGGAATTTTGAACTTCAAAGTAAAACGTAGATAGGAATAGTTGAATTTTAGCCTTATATAATGAAGAAAAAAATAAGCGCAAAATAACTTGAATGCATGTTTATAAAAAAAATAATCTTTTTTATAAAAAAGGTTGCACACTTAATATTTTATTGATATATTAATAGACGTCGCCGAGATAAGCGACAAGAAATAAAAAATATTTTTAAAAGTGGTTGACGTTTTGTCCCTCGCTTGATAAGATATTTAAGTCGCCAAGAGCGACAGACGAACTTTGAAAACTGAACGATGAGGCAAAAAAAGTTTTACAATTTTTGAATGAAGCGCAAGCTTCGTCAATTTAAGAGCTATATCAAATTCTTTGGAGAGTTTGATCCTGGCTCAGGACGAACGCTGGCGGCGTGCCTAATACATGCAAGTCGAGCGCAGGAAGCCGTTCCGAACCCTTCGGGGGGACGACGGTGGAATGAGCGGCGGACGGGTGAGTAACACGTAAAGAACCTGCCCATAGGTCTGGGATAACCACGAGAAATCGGGGCTAATACCGGATGTGTCATCGGACCGCATGGTCCGCTGATGAAAGGCGCTCCGGCGTCGCCCATGGATGGCTTTGCGGTGCATTAGCTAGTTGGTGGGGTAATGGCCCACCAAGGCGACGATGCATAGCCGACCTGAGAGGGTGATNNNNNNNNNNNNNNNNNNNNNNNNNNNNNNNNNNNNNNNNNNNNNNNNNNNNNNNNNNNNNNNNNNNNNNNNNNNNNNNNNNNNNNNNNNNNNNNNNNNNNNNNNNNNNNNNNNNNNNNNNNNNNNNNNNNNNNNNNNNNNNNNNNNNNNNNNNNNNNNNNNNNNNNNNNNNNNNNNNNNNNNNNNNNNNNNNNNNNNNNNNNNNNNNNNNNNNNNNNNNNNNNNNNNNNNNNNNNNNNNNNNNNNNNNNNNNNNNNNNNNNNNNNNNNNNNNNNNNNNNNNNNNNNNNNNNNNNNNNNNNNNNNNNNNNNNNNNNNNNNNNNNNNNNNNNNNNNNNNNNNNNNNNNNNNNNNNNNNNNNNNNNNNNNNNNNNNNNNNNNNNNNNNNNNNNNNNNNNNNNNNNNNNNNNNNNNNNNNNNNNNNNNNNNNNNNNNNNNNNNNNNNNNNNNNNNNNNNNNNNNNNNNNNNNNNNNNNNNNNNNNNNNNNNNNNNNNNNNNNNNNNNNNNNNNNNNNNNNNNNNNNNNNNNNNNNNNNNNNNNNNNNNNNNNNNNNNNNNNNNNNNNNNNNNNNNNNNNNNNNNNNNNNNNNNNNNNNNNNNNNNNNNNNNNNNNNNNNNNNNNNNNNNNNNNNNNNNNNNNNNNNNNNNNNNNNNNNNNNNNNNNNNNNNNNNNNNNNNNNNNNNNNNNNNNNNNNNNNNNNNNNNNNNNNNNNNNNNNNNNNNNNNNNNNNNNNNNNNNNNNNNNNNNNNNNNNNNNNNNNNNNNNNNNNNNNNNNNNNNNNNNNNNNNNNNNNNNNNNNNNNNNNNNNNNNNNNNNNNNNNNNNNNNNNNNNNNNNNNNNNNNNNNNNNNNNNNNNNNNNNNNNNNNNNNNNNNNNNNNNNNNNNNNNNNNNNNNNNNNNNNNNNNNNNNNNNNNNNNNNNNNNNNNNNNNNNNNNNNNNNNNNNNNNNNNNNNNNNNNNNNNNNNNNNNNNNNNNNNNNNNNNNNNNNNNNNNNNNNNNNNNNNNNNNNNNNNNNNNNNNNNNNNNNNNNNNNNNNNNNNNNNNNNNNNNNNNNNNNNNNNNNNNNNNNNNNNNNNNNNNNNNNNNNNNNNNNNNNNNNNNNNNNNNNNNNNNNNNNNNNNNNNNNNNNNNNNNNNNNNNNNNNNNNNNNNNNNNNNNNNNNNNNNNNNNNNNNNNNNNNNNNNNNNNNNNNNNNNNNNNNNNNNNNNNNNNNNNNNNNNNNNNNNNNNNNNNNNNNNNNNNNNNNNNNNNNNNNNNNNNNNNNNNNNNNNNNNNNNNNNNNNNNNNNNNNNNNNNNNNNNNNNNNNNNNNNNNNNNNNNNNNNNNNNNNNNNNNNNNNNNNNNNNNNNNNNNNNNNNNNNNNNNNNNNNNNNNNNNNNNNNNNNNNNNNNNNNNNNNNNNNNNNNNNNNNNNNNNNNNNNNNNNNNNNNNNNNNNNNNNNNNNNNNNNNNNNNNNNNNNNNNNNNNNNNNNNNNNNNNNNNNNNNNNNNNNNNNNNNNNNNNNNNNNNNNNNNNNNNNNNNNNNNNNNNNNNNNNNNNNNNNNNNNNNNNNNNNNNNNNNNNNNNNNNNNNNNNNNNNNNNNNNNNNNNNNNNNNNNNNNNNNNNNNNNNNNNNNNNNNNNNNNNNNNNNNNNNNNNNNNNNNNNNNNNNNNNNNNNNNNNNNNNNNNNNNNNNNNNNNNNNNNNNNNNNNNNNNNNNNNNNNNNNNNNNNNNNNNNNNNNNNNNNNNNNNNNNNNNNNNNNNNNNNNNNNNNNNNNNNNNNNNNNNNNNNNNNNNNNNNNNNNNNNNNNNNNNNNNNNNNNNNNNNNNNNNNNNNNNNNNNNNNNNNNNNNNNNNNNNNNNNNNNNNNNNNNNNNNNNNNNNNNNNNNNNNNNNNNNNNNNNNNNNNNNNNNNNNNNNNNNNNNNNNNNNNNNNNNNNNNNNNNNNNNNNNNNNNNNNNNNNNNNNNNNNNNNNNNNNNNNNNNNNNNNNNNNNNNNNNNNNNNNNNNNNNNNNNNNNNNNNNNNNNNNNNNNNNNNNNNNNNNNNNNNNNNNNNNNNNNNNNNNNNNNNNNNNNNNNNNNNNNNNNNNNNNNNNNNNNNNNNNNNNNNNNNNNNNNNNNNNNNNNNNNNNNNNNNNNNNNNNNNNNNNNNNNNNNNNNNNNNNNNNNNNNNNNNNNNNNNNNNNNNNNNNNNNNNNNNNNNNNNNNNNNNNNNNNNNNNNNNNNNNNNNNNNNNNNNNNNNNNNNNNNNNNNNNNNNNNNNNNNNNNNNNNNNNNNNNNNNNNNNNNNNNNNNNNNNNNNNNNNNNNNNNNNNNNNNNNNNNNNNNNNNNNNNNNNNNNNNNNNNNNNNNNNNNNNNNNNNNNNNNNNNNNNNNNNNNNNNNNNNNNNNNNNNNNNNNNNNNNNNNNNNNNNNNNNNNNNNNNNNNNNNNNNNNNNNNNNNNNNNNNNNNNNNNNNNNNNNNNNNNNNNNNNNNNNNNNNNNNNNNNNNNNNNNNNNNNNNNNNNNNNNNNNNNNNNNNNNNNNNNNNNNNNNNNNNNNNNNNNNNNNNNNNNNNNNNNNNNNNNNNNNNNNNNNNNNNNNNNNNNNNNNNNNNNNNNNNNNNNNNNNNNNNNNNNNNNNNNNNNNNNNNNNNNNNNNNNNNNNNNNNNNNNNNNNNNNNNNNNNNNNNNNNNNNNNNNNNNNNNNNNNNNNNNNNNNNNNNNNNNNNNNNNNNNNNNNNNNNNNNNNNNNNNNNNNNNNNNNNNNNNNNNNNNNNNNNNNNNNNNNNNNNNNNNNNNNNNNNNNNNNNNNNNNNNNNNNNNNNNNNNNNNNNNNNNNNNNNNNNNNNNNNNNNNNNNNNNNNNNNNNNNNNNN encodes:
- the recR gene encoding recombination mediator RecR; protein product: MQYPEAIGRLIESFTKLPGIGPKTAVRLAFHILDMEEDDVLTFAKALVSAKRDIKYCTVCGHITDVDPCAICKDSHRDETVVCVVQDSRDVIAMEKMREYRGKYHVLHGAISPMEGIGPEDINVSSLLTRLQENEAIQEVILATNPNIEGEATSMYLSRLLKPTGIRVTRLAHGLPVGGDLEYADEVTLSRAMEGRREL
- a CDS encoding YbaB/EbfC family nucleoid-associated protein, with the protein product MRGMGNMNNMMKQMQKMQKDMAKAQEELKDMSVEGTAGGGMVKVVVSGHKEVLDVIIAEDVVDPDDVDMLQDLVLAAINDAMKQADQLVNDKMGRFTQGMNLPGF
- the dnaX gene encoding DNA polymerase III subunit gamma/tau produces the protein MAYQALYRVYRPQSFQEVVGQVHITRTIQNALLEERMSHAYLFSGPRGTGKTSLAKIIAKAINCESAPTREPCNTCPTCIAITEGTSPDVFEIDAASNNGVDEIREIRDKVKYPPSQGRYKVYIIDEVHMLSTGAFNALLKTLEEPPAHAIFILATTEPHKIPATIISRCQRFDVKRHEVSQLQTRMAYILNDQNHDYDPEALKLIARAADGGMRDALSLLDQALAFSDGRLTEEAVLEVTGAVTDEMLLEMAYGLQRKELNSILSTLEMMLREGKDLKRFIEDLVFVHRDALLLKASPQASDLLERARPTDEFRQFVEATSTDELFQVIEELNDCQQQMRLSNHPKVLVELTFIRIAEQGRTISEQMTQLQDQVRELSRELNEVKKNGVTTIASEEVKKPTPKRTQIRVPKERIRQLLQRAERQHLNAIRDSWGDIMTNIRIQDGPIFALFYESEAVLCASDTLLVQFKDGMTWHYEQVSSNGRTRDVIEQALFEVTGIRREIMAVLETDWNELKNEFILQKQAERTEQVEEPETEDPLVAQAMERFGDVVEIEET
- a CDS encoding YaaL family protein, producing MNWFRKSLRDDYDQRLLTELLEAKAKFESKRRMLEVSIEDTGELAAQVKQAETLYFFYLKEAKKRNVSLSSLRS